The Caldisalinibacter kiritimatiensis genome contains the following window.
AGGACAGAATTTATTAGGCTACAAAAACTATCCGGACGATGTAGTAGAAGAATTCGTAACTAAAGCTATTGAAAATGGTATTGATATAATAAGAATTTTCGATGCACTAAACGACGTGAGAAATCTAAAAACGGCAATTAAAGCAACTAAAAAGGCAAATGGGCATGCTCAGGCAACGATTTCTTATACTACTAGCCCTGTACATAATGTTGATTATTATGTAGAACTAGCGAAAAAATTAGAAGAGAGCGGTGCTGATTCAATTTGTATAAAAGACATGTCAGGCATTTTGTTACCATATGTTGCAGAAGAACTTGTAACAAAACTTAAACGTACAGTTGATGTGCCTATACAACTACATTCTCACTTTACTAGTGGTATCGCTAATCTTACTTACATGAAAGCTATAGAAGCTGGAGTTGATATAATCGATACAGCATTATCACCATTTGGTAATGCTACAAGTCAACCAGCAACCGAACCACTAGTAGCAGCACTTATAAACACAAAGTATGAAACAGGTCTGGATTTAAACTTATTAACAGAAATTGCTGATTATTTTAGACCTTTAAGAGATAAATACATGAAAAAGGGTATTTTAAATCCTAAGGTTTTAGGAGTTAACGCTAAAACCTTGATATATCAAGTACCTGGTGGAATGTTATCTAATTTAGTATCTCAGCTAGAACAACAAGGTTCTTTAGATAAATTTGAAAAGGTTTTAGAGGAAATCCCAAAAGTTAGAAAAGATTTAGGTTATCCTCCTTTAGTAACTCCAATGAGT
Protein-coding sequences here:
- a CDS encoding oxaloacetate decarboxylase subunit alpha; translation: MKKVKITETIFRDAHQSLIATRMKTEEMLAIAEKLDKVGYHSLEVWGGATFDACLRFLNEDPWERLRKLRKTIKNTKLQMLLRGQNLLGYKNYPDDVVEEFVTKAIENGIDIIRIFDALNDVRNLKTAIKATKKANGHAQATISYTTSPVHNVDYYVELAKKLEESGADSICIKDMSGILLPYVAEELVTKLKRTVDVPIQLHSHFTSGIANLTYMKAIEAGVDIIDTALSPFGNATSQPATEPLVAALINTKYETGLDLNLLTEIADYFRPLRDKYMKKGILNPKVLGVNAKTLIYQVPGGMLSNLVSQLEQQGSLDKFEKVLEEIPKVRKDLGYPPLVTPMSQMVGTQAVFNVILGERYKMVPSEIKNYVKGLYGKPTVPISEEIVKKIIGDEEIYKGRPADLLEPQLDKLRNEIKEYIEQEEDVLSYALFPQVALKYFQYRQAEKYKIDNTLLNREEKTHPI